One Carettochelys insculpta isolate YL-2023 chromosome 1, ASM3395843v1, whole genome shotgun sequence genomic window, ACTGTTAGGGTGTGAAATGATGCTAGTTGTGAGGAGCTTCTCAGGTTTTGAATAACCATAATCCTGAGCTCAGCAAACCTGGGACAGAGCACTCTTGTTGAACAAGGCACTATCCCTTCCCCCTCTTGCACACAGGCTTAAATTTAGTGTCCTATGGGATCACCTTCCACAGAGGTATTTTCCAATTTTGTCACGAAGCTCTTTGTTTTTGATCCCATAAACAATAGGGTTGAGCATGGGGGGTGTTAGGAAATAGAGGTTGGCTAGGATGATGTGAATGTGTGGAGCAATGCCCTGACTGAAACGGTATGTCATACTTGAGAtaaaaaaaggagaataagacATAAGCATCACAGAGATGTGGGCTGTGCAGGTATTGAAGGCTTTGTGGTGGGCTTTGCTGGAAGAGATAATGAAGACGGCCCTAATGATCAGACTGTAGGACAGAGCAATGAGCATTAGGTCAAATCCACTGACTACAAACGCTATCATCAACCCATACATGCTGTTGACTGTGATGTCCCCACATGATGTCTTTGCCACAGACATGTGGTCACAGTACGTATTGGGGATAATGCGTCTGGAACAAAAAGGCAGCCTGCTCAGGAGGAAGGGCATTGGCAGTATGCAGAGAATAGCTCTTATTAAACCCACTAGCCCTAACTTAGCTGTCCGTGCATTGGAGAGGATAGTGGTATATCTCAGAGGGTTACATATGGCAATGTAGCGATCGAAGGCCATGGTCACGAGGATGGCTGAATGCATCATAGCACCCGTGTGAAAGAAGAACATCTGTGTGAGGCAGCCACTCATAGTAATTTCTTTCACATTGAACCAAAATATCCACATTGCCTTTGGAACAACACAGGTTGACGTTCCAATTTCTGTGAGACCCAGCATGCAGAGCAGGAAGTACATTGGCTTGTTTAGGGTCTGCTCATTGCCTATAACACAGAGAAGAGTTATGTTTCCCAACAAGCCAATCATGTAAACCATGAATAAtgggatggaaatccagatgtgAGCAGACTCCAGGCCCGGGATGCCCATCAGGATGAATGTGAAAGGTTCAGGGGGTGTGATGTTGAAAGCTGCCATTAAATTCTGAATGTATCAGTCTGGCACATAAATGCTCAAGATGTCTGTGAAAGGAGAGACGCACACTGATTATTATAGCAACTGTGTTATAACAAGTACCATGGCACATATTTTATAGTTGTAACCAATTTAGAAGGGGATTGGAAGATGAGCAATTCGATGTCATGATTTATAGATTCAGTGGAATTGTTTAGGTCATGGTGAAGTCAAGAGAAATGTTCACAAGAAGCTCACCGACCCATGTGCATGGGCAGCAGAATGGCAAGTGAAAGTGATGACTGTAACTGCAGCTTTTCTGGCCTGTGggggggggatagctcagtggtttgagcactggcctgctgaaCCGCCGGTTGTGAGCTGAATCGTTGAGAAGGCCATCAAAGGATTGaggtaaatagatgtcagggatggtgcttggtcctgccaagagggcaggggactggactagatgacctaccaaggtcccttccaattctgggAGATGTGTGTCTTCAATTATTTCTAAGAAAAGCACATTCTCCTCCAACACCTACCAATTTTCTAATTAAAGTGTGTAGACTCAAGGAGGGACCTGGTCATAATGGCATACAGCTCTGTAAGAGCTGTTTCCAGTTAAGCACAGTCAGAAACTGGGCAACACTGGGCTCCAGAACAGGTACATGGAGAATCATTCTGAAAAGACAATGCTATGAGATATCAGTCAATACCCCACTGGCCTCTGGACTAAACCTGAAGCAGTGGGCATACATCTCACATGAGATAATGCATAAATAAAGGGGTGTCAGGCACTGTTGTGTAAAGGGGAGGTACACCAGTTAAAGAGGAAGTTGCCCCTCAAAGGGAGGGAAGGTAACAGCCCCCCATGTCCCTACTCCACCCTGAGCAAGGGAACCCCACACTATCCCTGTTTTCTCCCCTTCCCAAGTTACCTTCAGTGGGGTGCTCCAACTGTGCTTTATCCAGGCCCCAAGGCATGTGGCTGTATTAATGCACTCTTCCTCTGGGCTCTGCACTGCAACAGGAATCCTCTCAGGTTTACTCTATGGCTGGAAGCTTCCTAGGCTGGGAGAGTACAGATGCTGTGCTGAGCAACACAGGTAATGTGACCAGAAGAGTAAATTTTCTGGACTCACAACATCTATTCTCtgtctgcctcctggcccactgatcCTTCCACTTTTCTGTTTCTCTGGTTGCAGGGAATGGCAATGAGAATGATTCAAAGGAGATGAACAAGGCGTTTCACATGAAGGTACCCTGGGTTAAGATCAAAAAATAGAAAAGTTTATGAACTACAGTTTGGATTTCTCATGGTTCCATGCACAGGCTAGAAATCCCTTCAGCCTGAGTCCATCCATGTCCCCAGATCAGTTCTACCTCCTCCGGTGTTACTAGGAGTCCCCTTGTGTTGGGAGTCCAGAACCACTGATGGTGTAACTCCTGGCTTAAATAGCTTTAGAATAGGGCAGGAACCCTTTCTTTCAGAATGTGGTCCCCAGACCAGCTTGTGGGAAATGAACAGACTTCTGAAGGTGCCATGCAGAATTGTCTTGCTTGTACACCTTTATAGAGTTATAGTGCTCATTACTTATATGGTGTCTGGAGTGTTCTCAGAGAGAGGAGCTCTTCCTAAGGCCTACTAGTTTCCCGAATGGATCTTTGCCCGGAGTAAGCCCTTTCTATCCACCTATCTAAACAGAAAGTATCCTGCCTAGTAGGTATTATCCAGTTGTAAGTATGTTTGAATTCCTGACGCATGCACAAGGGACTAACGCATCCTAGCCTGAGGCCTAGACAAAAGCAGTCAAGacttttataaaataaatcaaagctGATCTGTACGCAAAaggcaggggctgctcacagAATCTGGCTAGAACAGGGCTGATATTACGGAAATAATTGTACCTAACTCATTGCAGAAGGGTGGCAGCAAACCACCTACCCAGGAGATATCTTGATACCGCCACACTCTGTACTGATAACAGGACCATGCTGGCAGTGGTTCAGGGTGAGTTTATGATGACAGCACAATAGATAGTGATCTTTTGATTGAACAACCATGCATAGGGTGTTGGGCGGCACCCAGGGATGTCAGAGGTTGTCACAATCCTACCTCAGGAACCCTGTACAACTTTGTGATGTCTATATAAGACAACGTATGTCAGAGGGTCTGTCCTTGTCCAGCAGAGGGGAAAGTGAAAACTCGTGCCAGTGACAGAGCTGCGTCCAGTGTCAGGGCCATCCATTCTTTGTATCCTCTTTGAGTGTAACAGGACCTATTACTGTGCTCCACTGACAATATATATGGCCTGGTGCCTTTGTCCCTTAATCATTGTGGGCTTAGTGGTGATTCTCTTGGAGTTTGCCATTCCTTCTACTTGACCAGAGATTCCATAACAAAAGGAGCACACAAACAAACACAGCTCAACAGACATCATGATTTGAAGGAGTAAAGTACTTTCTATGAAAACACGTCAATGACTTCTGATTACTCATAGCCTCAGCTACAAAAATGAGACATGCGTACAAATAGGAGAATTGGATtcatgaaataatatttttacttTGACATCTTCTATGATCTGTAAACGGTGTTTTAAAGACTGTGACATCCAGGCTGCAGGTCTGTGACTTGCCAGGCCAAAGAGAACCTAAGACCTACTTAAAAACAATCAGAGCCAGGAAATCTACCAGTGATGGCCTTGGAGCACTAATCCCAAAGAAAATTTACATTTCAGCAGAGATGGCCATCTACCctcacccctcctgctccctgcccccaccatctgCAGCACTGCTTTCCTATCCCTGTACACTTCCTGTCCCCACAGCAGTGACCAGTATTGCCTGATTCTTTGTGTACATCCCATTTTTGTACAGTACCCAGCTTTGTTTCCTTCACTGTGTACCACCACTTtctaccccacagttcccattCATGGCTTCTTGTCCATGACATCCCCCACCACTAGAAACTCCAGCCCTGACACACCATGTATTCCCTCATTTAGGACCAAAACTTGATGCAAAATCCTCCACTTGAAACTCGAAGAAATACCTCCTCAGACTAGCTTAAACTCACTGTCTGCCTGAACCAGGGATAAGGTGAGATCAGCCTGAAAGGCCTTTCTGGTGGTGAAGGGAAGCCCAGCAGCAGTTCAGCCTGTGGAGGGAAGGAGATAGACACACcccatgaaagagagagatgacaTGGAGACGAAAAGGAGCCAGTGAGGAAATCTTCCAAAGACAAAATGCTTTAATACTTTGCAGCCATTAGAAACTCAACCTTCCCTCATGCTGCATTTCATGGGAGCAGGAATGGTCTTGATGACAGATGGTGTCTGAGTCAACCTGCTATGCTACAGTGCATGTTACATTACAGTCTGAcactcttcctgccccagggggccTCAATACACCTATTTGAGCTACGTAATACCTAGGCTGACCATTCCCTATCAATGTGGTTCTGGAATCCATACCACTGTGGTGTCAACAGGACACATCTCCTCCATCCTACGCCCACACACTGAGCATTCCTGGATCTTCTCTGGTGAGATTGCCACAATGACTGGTTTCCTCTGAGCCAGAGCCAGCAACCTGATTTTCTTATTACTGCATCTTGTCCTCTCTACAGCAAAGATGCAGGGGCACAGACTGAGCAAAGCCCTCACCTTCCCTGAAGGAAATTGTTATGCCGATTGCATTCAACCTTTCAGCCTCTGAGTTTGAAATTCAGCAACTCTCATGTCAGTTCTTCTTTGA contains:
- the LOC142007621 gene encoding olfactory receptor 52N2-like, with the protein product MAAFNITPPEPFTFILMGIPGLESAHIWISIPLFMVYMIGLLGNITLLCVIGNEQTLNKPMYFLLCMLGLTEIGTSTCVVPKAMWIFWFNVKEITMSGCLTQMFFFHTGAMMHSAILVTMAFDRYIAICNPLRYTTILSNARTAKLGLVGLIRAILCILPMPFLLSRLPFCSRRIIPNTYCDHMSVAKTSCGDITVNSMYGLMIAFVVSGFDLMLIALSYSLIIRAVFIISSSKAHHKAFNTCTAHISVMLMSYSPFFISSMTYRFSQGIAPHIHIILANLYFLTPPMLNPIVYGIKNKELRDKIGKYLCGR